In Brachyhypopomus gauderio isolate BG-103 unplaced genomic scaffold, BGAUD_0.2 sc75, whole genome shotgun sequence, the following proteins share a genomic window:
- the klhl30 gene encoding kelch-like protein 30 — MVRNVDDLDFYLSSHPKSILEGLHSLCSQPKFVDVTLSAGGRDFPCHRGVLALCSLYFRSMFSGDFMESIAARVELHDVDPDVLNILLNFAYTGKLTINQGNVEGLICTSSQLQFHTVRAVCSRYLQHQIDASNCLGIQEFGEIHGCPEVVAKAKAFLLENFEAVQQHEEFLLLEKNQLVAYLKDERLQMRDDRAWAEAALVWVRHRRDSRLGHLPELLRLARLPHLPVSYLMDTLMKDPLIQDSLDCRQLLEDVCREKVNTKPGESEQGLCRNTPHNLQEVLFVIGGRSLDDSDDEDDDDDDRERDARIHPKNCAFYNTKLQLWHQLPDFPNYNKWGYSVVSLNNDVYVTGGSRGSQSNTWSTTETWKYITREGRWVTVAPMLRPRTNHTSATLNGEIYVIGGTTMDVVEVEHYDPYSDGWALTAPALKYVSNFTATACLGKLYVIGSCAVKYNALTLQCYNPVIDSWSIVCSPFIPKYLSSPRSVSMDGVIYLIADNTKKVYLYDPEANMWQKIQFLHMLHENGGLVVLGEQLYVTGGHWKGMEGDYSVEVEVFNRASNSWKVECFLPRLWCYSGCCAVFVDPSQWTELFREET; from the exons ATGGTGCGTAACGTGGATGACCTGGACTtctacctctcctctcatccAAAGAGCATCTTGGAGGGCCTACATTCTCTCTGCTCTCAGCCCAAGTTTGTGGATGTCACTCTAAGTGCCGGGGGGCGGGACTTCCCCTGCCACAGAGGTGTCCTGGCCCTCTGCAGCCTTTATTTCCGCTCCATGTTCTCAGGGGACTTCATGGAGAGCATTGCTGCCCGCGTGGAGCTTCACGATGTAGACCCCGATGTGCTCAACATTCTGCTCAACTTTGCCTACACCGGAAAACTCACCATCAACCAGGGGAACGTGGAGGGCCTGATCTGCACATCCAGCCAGCTCCAGTTCCACACGGTCCGCGCTGTGTGCAGCCGATACCTTCAGCACCAGATAGACGCCAGCAACTGTCTGGGCATCCAGGAATTTGGGGAGATCCATGGCTGTCCTGAGGTGGTCGCCAAAGCCAAGGCCTTCCTGCTGGAGAACTTTGAGGCAGTGCAGCAGCACGAGGAGTTCCTGCTGCTGGAGAAGAACCAGCTGGTGGCCTACCTGAAGGACGAGAGGCTGCAGATGCGGGACGATCGGGCCTGGGCCGAGGCCGCTCTGGTGTGGGTCAGACACCGCAGGGACAGCCGCCTGGGTCACCTGCCAGAGCTGCTGAGGCTAGCGAGACTTCCGCACCTGCCTGTGTCCTACCTCATGGACACCCTAATGAAAGATCCACTGATTCAGGACTCGCTGGACTGCAGGCAGCTGCTAGAGGATGTTTGCAGAGAG AAAGTGAATACAAAACCAGGTGAATCAGAACAGGGCCTCTGCCGAAACACACCCCACAACCTGCAGGAAGTGTTGTTTGTGATAGGCGGCCGTTCGCTGGATGACtctgatgatgaggatgatgatgatgatgatcgtGAAAGAGATGCAAGAATTCATCCCAAGAACTGTGccttctacaacacaaaacttc AGCTGTGGCACCAGCTTCCTGACTTTCCCAACTACAACAAGTGGGGTTATTCTGTCGTCTCTTTAAACAACGACGTGTATGTGACAG GAGGATCCAGAGGTTCGCAGTCCAACACCTGGTCAACCACAGAGACCTGGAAGTACATCACTCGGGAGGGCCGGTGGGTTACAGTAGCTCCGATGCTGCGGCCCCGCACTAACCACACATCAGCAACCCTCAATGGAGAGATTTACGTCATTGGGG GCACAACGATGGacgtggtggaggtggagcactATGACCCCTACAGTGACGGCTGGGCACTCACAGCCCCTGCGCTAAAATACGTGTCAAACTTCACGGCCACCGCGTGTCTGGGGAAGCTCTATGTTATAGGCTCCTGTGCAGTCAAGTACAACGCCCTGACACTGCAGTGCTACAACCCCGTCATAG ATAGCTGGAGTATTGTCTGCTCTCCGTTTATTCCAAAGTACCTGTCATCCCCACGCTCCGTCTCTATGGACGGGGTCATTTATCTGATAGCAGACAACACCAAAAAGGTCTACCTCTATGACCCAGAAGCCAATATGTGGCAAAAA ATCCAGTTCCTTCACATGCTCCATGAGAACGGAGGCCTGGTGGTTCTGGGAGAGCAGCTCTATGTGACGGGGGGCCATTGGAAAGGCATGGAGGGGGACTatagtgtggaggtggaggtcttCAACCGAGCCTCCAACTCTTGGAAGGTGGAGTGCTTCCTGCCCAGACTGTGGTGCTACAGTGGCTGCTGTGCTGTTTTTGTGGACCCCTCACAGTGGACTGAACTCTTCCGCGAGGAGACGTAA